In Lacerta agilis isolate rLacAgi1 chromosome 1, rLacAgi1.pri, whole genome shotgun sequence, the following proteins share a genomic window:
- the LOC117053498 gene encoding C-X-C chemokine receptor type 1-like has product MANTFVFSDLDLLDLNLDSNYSDYYGTFNPNSVAEKAPCGINVIPPVFKYLVALIYGLTCLLSLVGNSLVVLVIAYSKGNRSVTDVYLLNLAIADLLFALTLPFWAVDRAHEWIFGTPMCKILSLLKEVNFYSGILLLACISMDRYLAIVHATRAVTQKRSWVRFVCVGVWLFSFLLSLPVIIFHEAFLPTEKMKWVCYENIGWNQTSEMRVKLRILPQTFGFILPLIIMLFCYGVTVHRLYQTKNSQKKKAMKVILAVVLVFLVCWLPYNISLLADTLMRMAAIGESCGRQRSINAALSGTEILGFSHSCINPIIYAFIGQKFRNNFLKILVTRGLISKEALTRFKKVSSFSSTSGITSTTL; this is encoded by the coding sequence ATGGCAAATACATTTGTGTTCTCTGATTTGGATCTTTTGGACCTAAATCTAGACTCTAATTACAGTGACTACTACGGCACTTTCAACCCTAACAGCGTAGCAGAAAAAGCACCCTGCGGAATCAATGTTATACCACCTGTGTTCAAGTACCTAGTGGCACTCATCTATGGCCTGACATGCCTTCTGAGCCTGGTAGGAAACTCCCTGGTGGTTCTGGTGATTGCCTACAGCAAAGGAAACCGTTCTGTCACTGATGTGTATCTTCTGAACCTCGCCATTGCTGATCTCCTCTTTGCACTCACCTTGCCTTTCTGGGCTGTAGACAGAGCACATGAATGGATCTTTGGCACTCCCATGTGCAAAATCTTGTCACTCCTGAAGGAAGTCAACTTCTACAGTGGCATCCTCCTGCTGGCCTGTATCAGCATGGATCGCTACCTGGCAATAGTTCATGCTACTCGAGCAGTCACTCAGAAGAGGAGCTGGGTCAGATTTGTATGTGTTGGCGTCTGGctgttctccttcctcctctcccttcctgtaaTTATATTCCATGAGGCTTTCTTGCCAACTGAGAAGATGAAATGGGTTTGTTATGAAAATATTGGATGGAATCAAACATCTGAAATGAGGGTGAAACTGAGAATCCTGCCACAAACGTTTGGCTTCATTCTTCCCTTGATCATCATGCTCTTCTGCTATGGTGTGACGGTACACAGACTCTACCAGACCAAGAACAGTCAAAAAAAGAAGGCCATGAAAGTCATCTTGGCTGTGGTGCTGGTCTTCCTGGTCTGTTGGCTGCCTTACAATATTTCTCTGCTTGCTGATACCTTGATGAGGATGGCAGCTATTGGTGAAAGCTGTGGCCGCCAGCGCAGCATTAATGCAGCCCTTTCAGGTACTGAAATCCTGGGATTTTCCCACAGCTGCATAAACCCCATCATATATGCCTTCATAGGGCAGAAGTTCCGGAACAACTTCCTCAAGATCCTGGTCACAAGAGGCCTCATCAGCAAAGAAGCCTTGACTCGGTTTAAAAAGGTTTCCTCCTTCTCATCCACCTCTGGCATCACCTCTACAACTCTTTAA